A genomic window from Parasteatoda tepidariorum isolate YZ-2023 chromosome 10, CAS_Ptep_4.0, whole genome shotgun sequence includes:
- the LOC107445286 gene encoding uncharacterized protein, whose amino-acid sequence MYKNPIGEMDYCFDKNEVFVFIWKIENFSCLSQKRGENVASPYFHVRTLGRCKFRLLLFPRGLPDEENKVHCEFTRAHSDEGPEVVDFLLNLSAEEMKTSRKTGVFINRCIRGSKLSSGLSIDRQIMYENARHYLPNDTLTFRCEISTKSINPVSFVNCYARTLVRAERHIFSIPLTCNKLLGIAETPGPKQEHTIELPFLCNFNGFGEFEVLLRFNNTLLFEKNADMEVRRVNSGSNPVNLICKISVPDVIGESIVIRQEHKFKKDDTKWIVTYPLTTFKAKLNRPDSIIELRCEFCASDGSTTSFLDRVIYPQINVNNSPDFLPDYESDESKLLRSMFEDKTFCDVTLMAEGKTIPAHKCVLSVRSPVFRAMFESDMKETQTSSVDICDLSAATLNHMLTFVYTNNVDLASIDVSELYAAADKYQILDLRQYCSNFFIETLTVKNVCDVLELADLHQHRDLDRALRNFIYKNAKDVLISSAWKSFMKKHVKLAGEITHQMCIKFAYQM is encoded by the coding sequence atgtataaaaatccCATTGGGGAAATGGATTATTGCTTCGACAAAAATGAAGTGTTTGTGTTCATTTGGAAAATTGAAAACTTCAGCTGTCTTTCTCAAAAACGGGGTGAAAATGTTGCAAGTCCTTATTTTCACGTGAGAACTCTTGGTCGTTGTAAATTCCGCCTGCTCCTCTTCCCCAGAGGATTGCCAGATGAGGAAAATAAAGTTCACTGCGAATTCACCAGGGCACACAGTGATGAAGGCCCTGAAGTAGTCGACTTTCTTTTGAATCTATCAGCAGAGGAGATGAAGACTTCGCGCAAAACAGGTGTTTTTATAAATCGATGCATCAGGGGAAGTAAACTCTCGTCAGGACTATCTATAGATCGGCaaataatgtatgaaaatgCTCGTCACTATTTGCCGAACGATACACTAACTTTTCGGTGTGAAATAAGTACCAAGTCCATCAATCCCGTATCTTTTGTGAACTGTTACGCTAGAACTTTAGTACGAGcagaaagacatattttttcGATTCCTCTTACTTGTAACAAATTACTGGGCATTGCCGAGACGCCTGGTCCAAAACAAGAGCACACCATCGAATTGCCATTTCTGTGCAACTTCAATGGATTTGGTGAATTCGAAGTCCTTCTGCGTTTTAATAACACCCTcctgtttgaaaaaaatgcagataTGGAAGTGCGCAGAGTTAATTCAGGAAGCAATCCTGTCAatctaatttgtaaaatatccGTTCCAGATGTCATTGGGGAATCGATAGTGATTCGCCAAGAGcacaaatttaagaaagatgATACCAAATGGATTGTGACCTACCCTTTAACtacatttaaagcaaaattaaatcgTCCCGATTCCATAATTGAGTTACGCTGTGAGTTTTGCGCGTCAGATGGCTCTACAACATCCTTTCTTGATCGAGTGATTTATCCGCAGATCAATGTGAATAACTCTCCCGATTTTTTACCGGATTACGAATCTGATGAGTCTAAACTATTACGAAGCATGTTTGAAGACAAAACATTTTGTGATGTTACATTAATGGCTGAAGGCAAAACTATTCCAGCACATAAATGTGTTCTAAGCGTTCGATCTCCTGTCTTCAGAGCCATGTTCGAGAGCGACATGAAAGAAACGCAAACGAGTTCTGTGGACATATGTGATCTGAGTGCTGCTACTTTAAATCACATGTTGACGTTCGTGTACACAAATAATGTGGATTTGGCCTCGATTGATGTGTCAGAACTTTACGCAGCCGCTGATAAATATCAGATTCTCGATTTGAGACAGTATTGTTCTAACTTTTTCATAGAAACCTTAACCGTTAAAAATGTTTGCGATGTTTTGGAATTGGCAGACTTGCATCAACACCGCGACCTAGATCGCGCCTtgcgcaattttatttataaaaatgctaaagaTGTCTTGATTTCTTCCGCAtggaaaagttttatgaaaaaacatgTCAAGCTAGCAGGTGAAATAACACATCAAATGTGCATTAAATTTGCATATCAAATGTGA
- the LOC107445289 gene encoding rho GTPase-activating protein 1 isoform X2 yields MDLDNDKETVNTDSDLLESPMSDGLMEDNFEELLGTTDAFPPDLDEDYKENNDNKVEDEEEDDFSDISKYGVIEVAGDDSYGRKVIVISACKLPSNKAFNHARFLRYLMHTLDQFVEADYTLVYFHYGLNSKNKLPLSWLWDAYKAFDRKYKKNLKALYLVHPTNFIRFVWRLFKPVISAKFGKKVMYVNYLHELKQHLHFDQLAIPKPVLEHDKKLVAATKNSKLSSSSSFHTNLPSFETQQFRVPLSYIKEHSKGDTIPRVMRDCIEYLDNDNALETEGIFRRSANTKIVQEVQSLFDEGKPVNFDDYGDIHVPAVILKTFLRELEEPILTFELYEEIMTFQELTSIEKLPVAKSLILHRLPEDNYEVLCYLFEFLAKVIDRSDLNKMTASNLAIVFGPNLLWARNKQASLFSITKINHFTEFLLKYNDLIFSK; encoded by the exons ATGGACTTAGATAATGATAAAGAAACAGTCAACACCGATAGTGATTTATTAGAGTCTCCTATGTCAGATGGCCTAATGGAAGATAATTTCGAAGAACTATTAGGTACAACAGATGCTTTCCCACCTGATCTTGATGAAgattataaagaaaacaatgacAATAAAGTTGAAGATGAAGAAGAAGATGACTTTTCTGACATCTCTAAATATGGTGTAATTGAAGTGGCAG gTGATGATTCATATGGTCGTAAAGTTATAGTAATATCAGCCTGTAAATTGCCATCAAACAAGGCTTTTAATCATGCTagatttttaag ATACCTTATGCACACATTGGATCAATTTGTTGAAGCTGATTACACACTTGTTTATTTTCACTATGGAttaaacagcaaaaataaattaccactGAGTTGGTTGTGGGATGCCTATAAAGCTTTTGACAGAAA gtataagaagaatttaaaagctTTGTATCTAGTCCACCCCACAAATTTCATTCGCTTTGTGTGGAGACTCTTTAAGCCTGTAATTAG tGCTAAATTTGGAAAGAAAGTGATGTATGTGAATTATCTTCATGAGTTAAAACAACATTTGCATTTTGATCAACTTGCCATTCCAAAACCAGTGTTAGA GCATGACAAAAAACTTGTAGCTGCCactaaaaattccaaattatcaTCCTCTAGTTCGTTTCATACAAATTTGCCATCTTTTGAAACTCAACAATTCAGAGTGCCACTGTCTTA tattaaagaACACAGCAAAGGTGATACCATTCCCCGTGTAATGAGAGATTGTATAGAATATTTAGATAATGATAATg ctctgGAGACTGAAGGAATATTCAGACGTTCAGCCAACACAAAAATTGTTCAAGAAGTTCAGAGTCTATTTgatgaag GTAAACCTgtaaattttgatgattatgGAGATATCCATGTTCCTGCTGTGATATTAAAGACTTTCTTGAGAGAATTAGAAGAGCCTATTCTAACATTTGAACTATACGAGGAAATTATGACTTTTCAag aattaacttcaattgaaaaattacctGTTGCCAAATCCCTCATTTTGCACAGACTTCCTGAGGACAACTATGAAGTGTTATGTTATCTGTTTGAGTTTCTAGCAAAG GTCATTGATCGCAgtgatttaaacaaaatgacaGCATCCAATCTTGCTATTGTCTTTGGACCTAATTTGTTGTGGGCCCGGAACAAACAAGCATCCCTCTTCTCCATCACGAAAATAAACCACTTCACAGAGTTCCTCCTTAAGTataatgacttaattttttcaaaatga
- the LOC107445289 gene encoding rho GTPase-activating protein 1 isoform X1, with protein sequence MDESDSDIRSRRTERRLSEGSSRSSSSDSVPGDHSCDFEPALEFDDTELVHAVEADMDLDNDKETVNTDSDLLESPMSDGLMEDNFEELLGTTDAFPPDLDEDYKENNDNKVEDEEEDDFSDISKYGVIEVAGDDSYGRKVIVISACKLPSNKAFNHARFLRYLMHTLDQFVEADYTLVYFHYGLNSKNKLPLSWLWDAYKAFDRKYKKNLKALYLVHPTNFIRFVWRLFKPVISAKFGKKVMYVNYLHELKQHLHFDQLAIPKPVLEHDKKLVAATKNSKLSSSSSFHTNLPSFETQQFRVPLSYIKEHSKGDTIPRVMRDCIEYLDNDNALETEGIFRRSANTKIVQEVQSLFDEGKPVNFDDYGDIHVPAVILKTFLRELEEPILTFELYEEIMTFQELTSIEKLPVAKSLILHRLPEDNYEVLCYLFEFLAKVIDRSDLNKMTASNLAIVFGPNLLWARNKQASLFSITKINHFTEFLLKYNDLIFSK encoded by the exons aaggaTCATCTCGATCTTCAAGTAGTGACAGTGTCCCAGGAGATCATAGCTGTGATTTTGAGCCTGCATTAGAATTTGACGACACTGAATTAGTTCATGCTGTTGAAGCAg ATATGGACTTAGATAATGATAAAGAAACAGTCAACACCGATAGTGATTTATTAGAGTCTCCTATGTCAGATGGCCTAATGGAAGATAATTTCGAAGAACTATTAGGTACAACAGATGCTTTCCCACCTGATCTTGATGAAgattataaagaaaacaatgacAATAAAGTTGAAGATGAAGAAGAAGATGACTTTTCTGACATCTCTAAATATGGTGTAATTGAAGTGGCAG gTGATGATTCATATGGTCGTAAAGTTATAGTAATATCAGCCTGTAAATTGCCATCAAACAAGGCTTTTAATCATGCTagatttttaag ATACCTTATGCACACATTGGATCAATTTGTTGAAGCTGATTACACACTTGTTTATTTTCACTATGGAttaaacagcaaaaataaattaccactGAGTTGGTTGTGGGATGCCTATAAAGCTTTTGACAGAAA gtataagaagaatttaaaagctTTGTATCTAGTCCACCCCACAAATTTCATTCGCTTTGTGTGGAGACTCTTTAAGCCTGTAATTAG tGCTAAATTTGGAAAGAAAGTGATGTATGTGAATTATCTTCATGAGTTAAAACAACATTTGCATTTTGATCAACTTGCCATTCCAAAACCAGTGTTAGA GCATGACAAAAAACTTGTAGCTGCCactaaaaattccaaattatcaTCCTCTAGTTCGTTTCATACAAATTTGCCATCTTTTGAAACTCAACAATTCAGAGTGCCACTGTCTTA tattaaagaACACAGCAAAGGTGATACCATTCCCCGTGTAATGAGAGATTGTATAGAATATTTAGATAATGATAATg ctctgGAGACTGAAGGAATATTCAGACGTTCAGCCAACACAAAAATTGTTCAAGAAGTTCAGAGTCTATTTgatgaag GTAAACCTgtaaattttgatgattatgGAGATATCCATGTTCCTGCTGTGATATTAAAGACTTTCTTGAGAGAATTAGAAGAGCCTATTCTAACATTTGAACTATACGAGGAAATTATGACTTTTCAag aattaacttcaattgaaaaattacctGTTGCCAAATCCCTCATTTTGCACAGACTTCCTGAGGACAACTATGAAGTGTTATGTTATCTGTTTGAGTTTCTAGCAAAG GTCATTGATCGCAgtgatttaaacaaaatgacaGCATCCAATCTTGCTATTGTCTTTGGACCTAATTTGTTGTGGGCCCGGAACAAACAAGCATCCCTCTTCTCCATCACGAAAATAAACCACTTCACAGAGTTCCTCCTTAAGTataatgacttaattttttcaaaatga